ATACGGAATCAATCCCCTGACGGATGGCCGTCAGAGCCGCGCCCGCATGGCGAAGGAACGCCTCTCCGTAGCGGGTGATCTTGATGCCGCGCCCCTCGCGCTCGAAGACGGCAACGCCCAGAACTTCTTCCAGCTCGCGGATGGTCTTGGTCACGGCCGGCTGGCTGACATGCAGCAGTTCCGCCGCCTTCATCACGCTGCGCTGGCGTGCGACCTCGACAAATGTCTGAAGATGGCGAAACTTCACACGACTATCGACCATTGACACATAACCCCGGAGTTAACGATATCCGGTAAAATGTCATTTTACCTAACCAAATTAAAGTTCCAATTTGGCTTCGGAGGAAATTCATGCAGTTCGCCTGTATCAACGATATCGCCATGCACTACCAGGTGATCGGCGCCACCGGCGACAAGCCGGTGCTGGTGTTTTCCAATTCGCTCGGCACGGATTTCCGCATCTGGCGCGACGTGATTGTGCGTCTGGCCGGCGACTTCGCCATCCTGCTTTACGACAAGCGCGGCCATGGGCTTTCCGATGTCGGCGACGCCCCCTATTCCATCGATCTCCACGTGTCGGATCTGGCGGGACTGCTCGATTTCCTGTCCGTGAAGAGCGCCGTCATCTGCGGCCTTTCGGTTGGCGGGCAGATTGCGCAGGGGCTCTATGCTACCCGGCCGGACCTCGTTCGTGCGCTGATCCTCTGCGACACCGCCCACAAGATCGGCACGCCCGAAATGTGGAACGCCCGCATCGCCGCGGTCGAAGCCAATGGTATCGCCAGCCTTGCCGATAGCGTTCTGGAACGCTGGTTCACGCCAGCCTTCCGGCGCCCGGAAAACGTCGCCTTTCCGGGCTATCGCAATATGCTGACCCGC
This genomic stretch from Pararhizobium capsulatum DSM 1112 harbors:
- the pcaD gene encoding 3-oxoadipate enol-lactonase; protein product: MQFACINDIAMHYQVIGATGDKPVLVFSNSLGTDFRIWRDVIVRLAGDFAILLYDKRGHGLSDVGDAPYSIDLHVSDLAGLLDFLSVKSAVICGLSVGGQIAQGLYATRPDLVRALILCDTAHKIGTPEMWNARIAAVEANGIASLADSVLERWFTPAFRRPENVAFPGYRNMLTRQPVAGYTGTCASVRDADFTEAAKRISVPTICIVGDQDGSTPPDLVLSTARLIPGARYEVIKDAGHIPCVEQPEALTAILRAFIDTLEPA